A part of Candidatus Electrothrix aestuarii genomic DNA contains:
- a CDS encoding IS5 family transposase has product MERASYSTDLTDIQFEIINKFLPSPSKTGRPRSYALREILNAIFYLVHTGCQWREIPHDFPKWTSVYYYFRKWKRDGTWFLVKQAIHTDLREEQGKNAEPSAVMIDSQSVKTAQMAETRGFDGNKKVKGRKRHVISDTLGFPLIVKVHDANLSDGKQSISIFQTLFLWFASIKMVWADAAYRGDLADYLEHPQKANLSYRQYCRTCLGICSKNAKNRALI; this is encoded by the coding sequence ATGGAACGAGCTAGCTACAGTACAGATCTCACTGATATACAATTTGAAATTATTAATAAATTTCTCCCCTCTCCTTCAAAAACCGGCAGGCCAAGATCTTATGCTCTCAGAGAGATTCTCAACGCAATTTTTTACTTGGTTCACACTGGGTGTCAATGGCGAGAAATTCCGCATGATTTCCCAAAGTGGACCAGCGTTTACTATTACTTTCGTAAATGGAAGCGGGATGGAACCTGGTTTCTCGTCAAGCAGGCAATTCACACGGACCTGCGAGAGGAACAAGGGAAAAACGCTGAGCCTTCTGCGGTTATGATTGATAGTCAATCCGTCAAAACTGCACAGATGGCTGAGACCCGAGGCTTTGACGGCAATAAGAAAGTAAAAGGACGAAAACGCCATGTAATTTCGGATACCCTTGGTTTTCCGCTAATTGTCAAAGTTCATGATGCCAACCTGTCAGATGGAAAGCAGTCTATCTCTATCTTTCAAACTCTTTTTTTGTGGTTTGCTTCCATTAAAATGGTTTGGGCCGATGCCGCTTATCGAGGCGATTTGGCCGACTATTTAGAGCATCCTCAAAAAGCCAACCTCTCATACAGGCAATACTGCAGGACTTGCCTTGGCATTTGCTCAAAGAACGCAAAAAATCGAGCGCTAATATGA